From Nicotiana tabacum cultivar K326 chromosome 22, ASM71507v2, whole genome shotgun sequence, one genomic window encodes:
- the LOC107773849 gene encoding uncharacterized protein LOC107773849 isoform X2 codes for MYPPSNSCNYSPIFNIPSPCMQYGDELFFQYYPDHFLQQQQVPLIEDQSVDILADCTENVTNEETVINTDTVKVLYDTGAVTNSQCWGGNEEVEEGRENKRNDMRSTISIIHVRKNKKCSNKDRHSKINTARGLRDRRMRLSLDAARKFFSLQDMLGFDKASKTVEWLLIKSESEIEELAKGNKGGGIPKQSCSTTNGIGAISTAISSISECEVISGTDESFSITYKKKLKTAKGASKKTAKTARRAAFDRLITRETRNQARARARERTKIKKSLGKSKENSADYCNLVDNYGDWSQFSIFNYQKNAVGISHDQQFTDFQFCGNKLWEV; via the exons atgTATCCGCCAAGCAACAGCTGCAACTACAGCCCCATTTTCAACATCCCTTCTCCTTGTATGCAATATGGAGACGAACTATTCTTCCAATATTATCCTGACCATTTCCTTCAACAGCAACAAGTGCCTTTGATAGAAGATCAGAGTGTTGACATCTTAGCTGATTGCACTGAGAATGTTACTAACGAAGAAACTGTCATCAATACTGATACTGTAAAAGTTCTTTATGACACAGGAGCTGTTACAAACAGTCAGTGTTGGGGAGGAAATGAAGAAGTAGAAGAAGGCCGCGAAAACAAAAGAAATGACATGAGAAGCACCATTAGTATTATTCATGTACGGAAAAACAAGAAATGTTCCAATAAAGATCGACATAGCAAGATTAACACTGCTCGTGGCCTCAGAGACCGAAGGATGAGACTTTCCCTTGATGCAGCTCGCAAGTTTTTCAGTTTACAAGACATGTTGGGGTTCGATAAGGCAAGTAAAACTGTAGAATGGTTGCTTATCAAATCGGAGTCTGAAATCGAAGAGCTAGCCAAAGGCAATAAAGGAGGAGGCATTCCTAAACAAAGCTGCAGTACTACTAATGGAATTGGTGCAATTAGTACTGCAATATCCTCTATTTCTGAGTGTGAGGTTATATCAGGaactgatgaatctttctctatTACTTATAAAAAGAAGCTGAAAACTGCTAAAGGAGCCTCGAAAAAGACGGCTAAAACTGCTCGTAGAGCTGCATTTGATCGTCTTATTACAAGGGAAACGAGGAATCAAGCAAGGGCTAGGGCTAGAGAgagaacaaaaataaagaaaagcctCGGTAAATCCAAAGAGAACAGTGCTGATTACTGTAATTTGGTGGATAATTATGGAGATTGGAGTCAATTTAGTATCTTCAACTATCAGAAAAATGCAGTTGGAATTTCCCATGATCAG CAATTTACAGACTTCCAATTTTGTGGGAATAAGCTGTGGGAAGTGTAG
- the LOC107773849 gene encoding uncharacterized protein LOC107773849 isoform X1, whose amino-acid sequence MYPPSNSCNYSPIFNIPSPCMQYGDELFFQYYPDHFLQQQQVPLIEDQSVDILADCTENVTNEETVINTDTVKVLYDTGAVTNSQCWGGNEEVEEGRENKRNDMRSTISIIHVRKNKKCSNKDRHSKINTARGLRDRRMRLSLDAARKFFSLQDMLGFDKASKTVEWLLIKSESEIEELAKGNKGGGIPKQSCSTTNGIGAISTAISSISECEVISGTDESFSITYKKKLKTAKGASKKTAKTARRAAFDRLITRETRNQARARARERTKIKKSLGKSKENSADYCNLVDNYGDWSQFSIFNYQKNAVGISHDQQQFTDFQFCGNKLWEV is encoded by the exons atgTATCCGCCAAGCAACAGCTGCAACTACAGCCCCATTTTCAACATCCCTTCTCCTTGTATGCAATATGGAGACGAACTATTCTTCCAATATTATCCTGACCATTTCCTTCAACAGCAACAAGTGCCTTTGATAGAAGATCAGAGTGTTGACATCTTAGCTGATTGCACTGAGAATGTTACTAACGAAGAAACTGTCATCAATACTGATACTGTAAAAGTTCTTTATGACACAGGAGCTGTTACAAACAGTCAGTGTTGGGGAGGAAATGAAGAAGTAGAAGAAGGCCGCGAAAACAAAAGAAATGACATGAGAAGCACCATTAGTATTATTCATGTACGGAAAAACAAGAAATGTTCCAATAAAGATCGACATAGCAAGATTAACACTGCTCGTGGCCTCAGAGACCGAAGGATGAGACTTTCCCTTGATGCAGCTCGCAAGTTTTTCAGTTTACAAGACATGTTGGGGTTCGATAAGGCAAGTAAAACTGTAGAATGGTTGCTTATCAAATCGGAGTCTGAAATCGAAGAGCTAGCCAAAGGCAATAAAGGAGGAGGCATTCCTAAACAAAGCTGCAGTACTACTAATGGAATTGGTGCAATTAGTACTGCAATATCCTCTATTTCTGAGTGTGAGGTTATATCAGGaactgatgaatctttctctatTACTTATAAAAAGAAGCTGAAAACTGCTAAAGGAGCCTCGAAAAAGACGGCTAAAACTGCTCGTAGAGCTGCATTTGATCGTCTTATTACAAGGGAAACGAGGAATCAAGCAAGGGCTAGGGCTAGAGAgagaacaaaaataaagaaaagcctCGGTAAATCCAAAGAGAACAGTGCTGATTACTGTAATTTGGTGGATAATTATGGAGATTGGAGTCAATTTAGTATCTTCAACTATCAGAAAAATGCAGTTGGAATTTCCCATGATCAG CAGCAATTTACAGACTTCCAATTTTGTGGGAATAAGCTGTGGGAAGTGTAG
- the LOC107772597 gene encoding DNA mismatch repair protein MSH2 — protein sequence MNENLEEQSKLPELKLDAKQAQGFLSFFKTLPKDPRAVRLFDRRDYYTSHGDDATFIAKTYYHTTTALRQLGNRADALSSVSVSRNMFETIARDILLERMDRTLELYEGSGSNWRLVKSGTPGNLGSFEDILFANNEMQDSPVIAALAPNFGQNGCEVGLGYVDITKRVLGLTEFLDDSHFTNLESALVALGCRECLVPAETGKSSEYRPMFDAISRCGVMVTERKKTEFKGRDLVQDLGRLVKGSVEPVRDLVSGFECASGALGCILSYAELLADESNYGNYTVKQYNLNSYMRLDSAAMRALNVMESKSDANKNFSLFGLMNRTCTAGMGKRLLHMWLKQPLLDVEEINCRLDLVQSFVEDAALRQDLRQHLKRISDIERLTHNLERKRASLVHVVKLYQSSIRVPYIKSVLERHDGQFATLIRERYIDSLEKWSDDNHLNKFIGLVETSVDLDQLENGEYMISSAYDPNLSALKDEQETLERQIHNLHKQTANDLDLPIDKSLKLDKETQFGHVFRITKKEEPKVRKQLNSHYIVLETRKDGVKFTNTKLKKLGDQFQKIVEEYKSCQKELVARVVQTAASFSEVFAGIAGVLAELDVLLSFADLAASCPTPYTRPNISPPDTGDIILEGCRHPCVEAQDWVNFIPNDCRLVRGESWFQIITGPNMGGKSTYIRQVGVNVLMAQVGSFVPCDNATISIRDCIFARVGAGDCQLRGVSTFMQEMLETASILKGATDRSLIIIDELGRGTSTYDGFGLAWAICEHIVEEIKAPTLFATHFHELTALANKNGDNGHKKNAGIANFHVFAHIDPSNRKLTMLYKVHPGACDQSFGIHVAEFANFPPSVVALAREKASELEDFSPIAIIPNDIKEAASKRKREFDRHDVSRGTARARQFLQDFAQLPLDKMDPNVVRQKLSKMKTDLERDAVDSHWLQQFF from the exons atgaatgaaaatttgGAGGAACAGAGCAAGCTTCCCGAGCTTAAACTGG ATGCTAAGCAAGCTCAAGGATTTCTCTCATTCTTCAAAACCCTGCCCAAG gACCCTAGGGCAGTTCGCCTCTTTGATCGTCGG GACTATTATACATCTCATGGAGATGATGCAACTTTCATTGCAAAGACATATTACCACACAACAACTGCGTTACGACAGTTGGGTAATAGAGCTGATGCCCTTTCCAGTGTTAGTGTGAGTAGAAACATGTTTGAAACAATAGCTCGTGACATTCTCTTGGAGAGAATGGACCGTACTCTTGAACTATATGAGGGCAGTGGTTCAAACTGGAGACTGGTAAAAAGTGGAACCCCAGGGAATCTTGGAAGTTTTGAGGATATTCTGTTTGCTAATAATGAAATGCAAGATTCTCCGGTGATTGCTGCTCTTGCTCCAAACTTCGGTCAGAATGGATGTGAAGTTGGCTTAGGCTATGTTGATATTACTAAGAGAGTCCTTGGTTTAACAGAATTTCTAGATGATAGCCACTTCACAAATTTGGAGTCTGCTTTGGTTGCTCTTGGTTGCAGAGAATGTCTTGTACCAGCGGAGACTGGCAAATCCAGTGAATACAGGCCTATGTTTGATGCAATATCTAGATGCGGCGTGATggtaactgaaagaaagaaaactGAATTTAAAGGGAGAGATTTGGTACAGGATCTTGGTAGGCTCGTCAAGGGTTCAGTAGAACCTGTTCGAGATTTGGTCTCTGGTTTCGAATGTGCATCAGGCGCTTTGGGGTGCATACTTTCTTATGCAGAACTACTTGCAGATGAGAGCAACTATGGAAACTATACAGTCAAACAATACAACCTCAATAGTTACATGAGATTAGATTCTGCTGCTATGAGAGCACTGAATGTTATGGAGAGCAAATCAGATGCTAATAAAAATTTTAGCTTGTTCGGTCTGATGAATAGAACGTGTACTGCTGGAATGGGTAAAAGGTTATTGCACATGTGGCTCAAACAGCCTTTACTAGATGTAGAAGAGATTAACTGTAGGCTGGATTTAGTTCAATCATTCGTGGAGGATGCTGCGCTTCgccaagatttgaggcagcatctGAAAAGAATTTCAGATATTGAGCGGCTGACACACAATCTTGAGAGGAAAAGAGCCAGTTTAGTGCACGTTGTAAAACTCTATCAG TCAAGTATCAGAGTACCATATATCAAAAGTGTTTTGGAACGTCATGATGGGCAATTTGCAACACTCATCAGGGAAAGGTATATTGATTCTCTAGAGAAATGGAGTGATGATAATCACCTGAATAAGTTCATAGGTCTTGTGGAAACTTCTGTTGACCTTGATCAACTTGAGAATGGAGAATACATGATTTCTTCTGCATATGACCCAAATTTATCTGCTCTGAAGGATGAGCAAGAGACATTGGAGCGACAAATTCATAATTTGCACAAACAAACTGCCAATGATCTTGATCTACCTATTGATAAGTCACTTAAACTAGATAAAGAAACACAATTTGGACACGTCTTCAGAATTACCAAGAAAGAAGAACCAAAAGTCAGGAAGCAGCTAAATTCTCACTACATTGTTCTCGAAACACGTAAGGATGGGGTAAAGTTCACCAATACAAAACTCAAAAAACTAGGAGATCAGTTCCAGAAGATTGTAGAGGAGTACAAAAGCTGTCAGAAAGAATTGGTAGCTCGTGTAGTTCAAACAGCTGCGAGTTTCTCCGAG GTGTTTGCAGGTATAGCTGGTGTACTTGCTGAGTTGGATGTGTTACTGAGTTTTGCGGATTTGGCTGCCAGTTGCCCAACTCCCTACACAAGACCAAATATCAGTCCACCA GATACAGGAGATATTATACTTGAAGGGTGTAGGCATCCTTGTGTGGAAGCTCAAGATTGGGTTAACTTCATTCCTAATGACTGTAGACTA GTTAGGGGAGAGAGTTGGTTTCAGATTATCACAGGCCCTAACATGGGTGGAAAGTCGACCTACATTCGGCAG GTTGGTGTGAATGTCCTGATGGCCCAAGTTGGCTCGTTTGTTCCATGTGACAATGCTACCATTTCTATTCGTGATTGTATTTTTGCTCGTGTTGGCGCTGGAGATTGCCAG CTGAGAGGAGTTTCTACTTTTATGCAAGAGATGCTTGAGACTGCATCGATCTTGAAAGGAGCTACTGATAGATCATTGATTATAATTGATGAGTTGGGCCGTGGGACATCAACCTACGATGGCTTTG GTTTAGCTTGGGCTATTTGTGAGCACATTGTTGAAGAAATTAAAGCACCAACATTGTTTGCCACTCACTTTCATGAGCTGACTGCATTAGCCAACAAGAATGGAGACAATGGACATAAGAAAAATGCTGGGATAGCAAATTTTCATGTTTTTGCACACATTGACCCTTCTAATCGCAAGCTAACTATGCTTTACAAG GTTCACCCAGGTGCTTGTGATCAGAGTTTTGGTATTCATGTTGCTGAATTTGCAAATTTTCCACCGAGTGTTGTGGCCCTGGCTAGAGAAAAGGCATCTGAGTTGGAGGATTTCTCTCCTATTGCCATAATTCCAAATGACATTAAAGAG GCAGCTTCAAAACGGAAGAGAGAATTTGACCGCCATGACGTGTCTAGAGGTACTGCCAGAGCTCGGCAATTCTTACAGGATTTCGCTCAGTTGCCACTGGATAAGATGGATCCAAACGTGGTCAGGCAAAAGTTGAGCAAAATGAAAACCGACCTGGAGAGGGATGCAGTTGACTCTCACTGGCTTCAGCAATTCTTTTAA